One region of Mucilaginibacter gotjawali genomic DNA includes:
- a CDS encoding alpha-amylase family protein: MNRRNFVKLSATTTAALLFSRITYGVAEGPLLHAPDEVWADTGAGWFRMKKAGSALFTLNDIEVSLVKNGNALGVYLQSPGKQLACIRMKWEYDVKPGIKTFGDSWERTYGDAGWKTSGGTKKNAWYILLHDERQTACFGVKTGCSAFCWWAVNPGSLELTMDTHSGGAGVELGSRKLHAGDIISTESMPAENPFATARRFCKLMCEKQRLPKQPVYGINDWYYAYGNNSSSLIKETTALMAELVTDTNNRPFSVIDAGWAVYSPYLPGDGGWADDFSRPNDKFKDMHVMADDIVKLGMRPGLWTRPLCAKYNDSRTLLAPKITGRDDPKNPVLDPTIPENIERIKYNLSVYRQWGFELVKHDYTTYDIFGRWGVEMTDSMTQPGWSFYDKSKTNAEIINHLYHTIREAAGDMYVIGCNTVSHLSAGVFELNRIGDDTSGKEWGRTRKMGVNTVGARMHQHNIFYAADGDCVGLTNQVPWDKNKQWMQLLAESSAPLFISAEPAALGAEQKALIKQSFANAAKVQPIGEPLDWLDNSLAAKWKLNGREVDFNWG, from the coding sequence ATGAACCGACGGAACTTTGTAAAACTATCCGCCACTACCACGGCGGCATTATTGTTCAGCAGAATAACCTATGGAGTAGCCGAAGGGCCGCTATTGCACGCACCCGATGAGGTTTGGGCCGATACCGGAGCCGGGTGGTTTCGCATGAAAAAAGCAGGGTCTGCATTATTCACTTTAAACGATATAGAAGTTAGCCTCGTAAAAAACGGGAATGCGCTGGGTGTTTACCTGCAATCTCCCGGTAAACAGTTAGCCTGTATCCGGATGAAATGGGAATATGATGTTAAACCGGGCATTAAAACTTTTGGCGATAGCTGGGAAAGAACCTACGGCGATGCCGGATGGAAAACATCCGGCGGAACAAAAAAGAACGCATGGTATATTTTGTTACATGATGAAAGGCAAACCGCCTGTTTTGGTGTAAAAACCGGATGTAGCGCGTTTTGCTGGTGGGCAGTGAACCCCGGCAGCCTTGAACTAACGATGGATACCCATTCGGGTGGGGCCGGTGTTGAATTAGGTTCGCGCAAACTCCATGCGGGCGATATTATTAGCACAGAGAGCATGCCGGCAGAAAATCCGTTTGCAACCGCCCGAAGGTTTTGCAAACTGATGTGCGAAAAGCAGCGTTTACCAAAACAACCTGTTTATGGAATTAACGACTGGTATTATGCTTATGGTAATAACTCTTCATCGCTCATCAAAGAAACTACGGCGTTAATGGCCGAACTGGTAACTGATACCAACAACCGGCCATTTTCGGTAATTGATGCGGGCTGGGCCGTTTACTCGCCATATTTGCCAGGCGACGGTGGTTGGGCGGATGATTTTTCGAGGCCCAATGATAAATTTAAGGACATGCATGTAATGGCGGACGATATTGTAAAACTGGGTATGCGCCCCGGTTTATGGACGCGGCCGCTATGTGCAAAATACAACGATAGCCGTACGCTGCTTGCCCCTAAAATAACAGGCCGCGATGATCCTAAAAACCCAGTTCTTGATCCAACTATTCCCGAGAACATTGAACGCATCAAATATAATTTGTCGGTTTACCGGCAGTGGGGCTTTGAACTGGTAAAGCACGACTACACCACTTATGATATTTTCGGTCGTTGGGGAGTAGAAATGACCGATAGCATGACACAACCGGGCTGGAGTTTTTATGATAAAAGCAAAACTAACGCCGAGATCATCAACCATTTATATCATACTATTCGTGAGGCCGCGGGTGATATGTATGTGATCGGTTGCAATACGGTGAGTCATTTATCAGCCGGAGTTTTTGAATTGAACCGGATAGGGGATGATACGAGCGGCAAAGAATGGGGCCGCACCCGTAAAATGGGCGTAAATACAGTGGGTGCAAGGATGCACCAGCACAATATTTTTTATGCTGCTGATGGCGACTGCGTAGGGCTAACCAACCAGGTGCCCTGGGATAAGAACAAACAGTGGATGCAATTACTGGCAGAAAGCAGCGCGCCATTATTTATTTCGGCAGAGCCAGCCGCTTTGGGCGCAGAACAAAAGGCACTGATCAAACAAAGTTTTGCCAATGCGGCCAAAGTTCAACCCATTGGTGAGCCATTAGACTGGCTGGATAATTCGCTGGCAGCCAAATGGAAATTAAATGGTCGGGAAGTAGATTTTAATTGGGGGTGA
- a CDS encoding c-type cytochrome yields the protein MIINKKFAITTGLIGVIALCVSATLPQQQQQGPPKLVNLKVFPKNVPFRVLDHQMDIWSDALGVHCNFCHVRDAQSGKMDFASDAKPEKTAARNMYLMMGKINKKFFKAEKDSLGMVITTGVNCNTCHHGTSHPEIKVPEEHHFGPGDPGGPPPGGGPGGPGGPRPGDKN from the coding sequence ATGATCATCAACAAAAAATTTGCTATAACAACCGGCCTCATTGGTGTTATTGCATTGTGCGTATCAGCAACGCTGCCGCAACAGCAACAGCAGGGGCCGCCGAAGCTGGTTAATTTAAAGGTATTCCCAAAAAACGTTCCGTTCAGGGTGCTGGATCACCAGATGGATATCTGGTCGGATGCGTTGGGGGTACATTGTAATTTTTGCCATGTACGGGATGCACAGAGCGGTAAAATGGATTTTGCCAGCGATGCCAAACCCGAGAAAACGGCGGCCCGTAATATGTATTTGATGATGGGAAAGATCAATAAAAAGTTTTTTAAGGCAGAAAAAGATTCGCTTGGAATGGTCATCACTACCGGTGTAAATTGCAATACCTGCCACCATGGAACTTCGCACCCCGAAATAAAGGTTCCTGAAGAACACCATTTTGGCCCTGGAGACCCGGGCGGCCCCCCTCCCGGCGGCGGTCCCGGCGGTCCTGGTGGACCCCGCCCCGGCGATAAAAACTAA
- a CDS encoding glycosyltransferase family 2 protein has product MTKILIIIPCYNEGNSLPLILEQLLHLKLPAHFKMEIAVVNDCSKDDTKWVASLYPIILLDLLVNLGIGGAVQTGFLYARENGFDLACQIDGDGQHPPWELIKLLDFYDQTKTNIIIGSRFLDEGGFKSSFARRLGIRYFHWLNKLLTAKNIYDSTSGFRLFDKAGIALAAEKYPDEFPEPASLVLFSKYGLSIKEVPVVMSERLAGKSSIRNFKSVYYCIKVTISMLFIFIRKKT; this is encoded by the coding sequence ATGACTAAAATTCTCATCATCATTCCGTGCTATAATGAGGGGAACTCGCTCCCTTTGATATTGGAGCAATTGCTGCATCTTAAATTACCAGCTCATTTTAAAATGGAGATTGCGGTTGTGAATGATTGCTCCAAAGACGACACCAAATGGGTGGCCAGTCTTTACCCCATTATTTTGCTCGACCTGCTGGTTAACCTGGGTATTGGCGGCGCGGTACAAACCGGCTTTTTATATGCGCGGGAAAATGGCTTTGACCTGGCCTGCCAGATAGATGGCGACGGCCAGCATCCACCCTGGGAACTCATCAAATTGCTGGATTTTTACGATCAAACCAAAACAAACATCATCATTGGTTCCCGGTTTTTAGATGAAGGCGGATTTAAATCATCGTTTGCCCGCAGGCTTGGGATCCGTTATTTTCATTGGCTCAATAAGTTGCTTACAGCAAAGAATATATATGACAGCACCTCGGGCTTCAGGTTGTTTGATAAAGCTGGCATTGCATTGGCCGCAGAAAAATACCCTGACGAGTTCCCGGAACCTGCGTCACTGGTGCTTTTCTCAAAATATGGTCTTTCTATAAAGGAAGTGCCCGTAGTGATGAGCGAACGCCTGGCAGGAAAATCGTCTATCCGTAATTTTAAGTCGGTGTATTACTGTATAAAAGTAACTATCAGCATGTTGTTTATTTTTATCCGAAAAAAAACTTAG
- a CDS encoding DUF2304 domain-containing protein translates to MSRIQVITIIINCVFIGYIARLITKGKLREEYAIVWCLCTFILVLFSFWTKGLNLMSKIFGVFDPPNLVFTAFIFLILIYLLHLSVVSSKSQHSITRLTQEMALLKEKMKKGDDAEQNN, encoded by the coding sequence ATGTCCAGGATCCAGGTTATTACCATCATCATTAACTGTGTTTTTATCGGGTACATTGCCCGGCTGATTACCAAGGGAAAGCTAAGGGAAGAGTACGCGATAGTTTGGTGCTTATGTACCTTTATATTAGTGCTTTTCTCTTTTTGGACAAAAGGCTTAAACCTGATGTCGAAAATATTTGGTGTGTTTGACCCGCCCAACCTGGTTTTTACCGCCTTCATTTTTTTAATTTTGATCTATCTGTTGCATCTTTCGGTGGTAAGCTCAAAGTCGCAGCATAGCATCACCCGTTTAACACAGGAAATGGCGCTGCTGAAAGAAAAAATGAAAAAGGGTGATGATGCAGAACAGAATAATTAA
- a CDS encoding tetratricopeptide repeat protein, whose amino-acid sequence MIKRPLRTGIGIMMLITLLVYANHFNNAFHFDDFHTIINNANIRSLKNIPRFFTDGSTSSVLPQNQAYRPVVVTSLAIDYWFAGDYYAAWFQASTFMFFLLQGLMLVFLFKKIFDDTFKLSPNGWLALIAVTWYMVHPVNAETVNYIIARTDVLSTVFVLLGFMLYIFSPFCRKTYLYLLAIGVGVLCKTTAVMFAPLLFFYILFFEARLSLPDVFRPANLKQVWNVLLKTLPALIFCAFMFWLTDRMTPKTWEPGGTKPLDYLITQPFVILHYFCEFFVPTSLSADTDWKLLPSVWDIRFFAGCVFILAMIVAAFYTSKKKRLRPVSFGINWFFLTLVPTSSIIPLGEVLNDHRMYFPFIGLVMGVTWALGLVWVRYSAFVKKEAVIGFVTVLLVAYAYGTWQRNIVWHTEESLWHDVTVKSPRNGRGMMNYALAELDLGNYDIAEIYLKKAEKLTPDYSFVYTNLGIVEEQKGNMTLAENYYKAGVKLGSRFPDPLYFYARFLTKQMRYAEAIPLLNASIKVSPLYVAPRVLLMNIYSIKGDWDKLELLCRQTLSFSPQNTDALKYLVIAGKKQNALDLQADKIKVDPSPEKYADLSLLNYQAGRYPQCIAMAQEALKLKPGFAEAYNNMGAAYTKLHQYNEAIDALKQALKLAPGFVLAQNNLVLAEEEIEARGIKTTKLTAADYIDLSLYYFNNKLYNECIKACKYALMLRPGYDIAYNNMCAAYNKLGQWDLAIVAAKKGLQLNSNNQVLKNNLAQSISGKNAGRKSN is encoded by the coding sequence ATGATAAAACGCCCTTTACGTACCGGCATTGGTATAATGATGCTGATTACCCTGCTCGTTTACGCCAATCATTTTAACAACGCTTTTCATTTTGACGATTTTCATACCATCATCAATAATGCGAACATCCGCTCGCTGAAAAATATTCCCCGATTTTTTACTGATGGCAGCACCAGCAGTGTATTGCCGCAAAACCAGGCTTACCGGCCCGTAGTTGTTACCAGCCTGGCTATTGATTATTGGTTTGCCGGCGATTATTACGCGGCATGGTTTCAAGCATCAACCTTCATGTTTTTTTTATTGCAGGGACTCATGTTGGTGTTCCTGTTCAAAAAAATATTTGACGATACATTTAAGCTAAGCCCCAACGGCTGGCTGGCGCTTATTGCGGTAACGTGGTATATGGTGCACCCCGTCAATGCAGAAACCGTGAATTACATTATCGCCCGCACAGATGTCTTGTCAACCGTTTTCGTGCTGCTGGGTTTTATGCTTTATATTTTCTCGCCCTTTTGCAGAAAGACATACCTGTACCTGCTGGCCATTGGGGTTGGCGTGCTATGTAAAACAACTGCCGTTATGTTTGCTCCGCTTTTGTTTTTCTATATTTTATTTTTCGAAGCCAGGCTCAGTCTCCCGGATGTTTTCAGGCCAGCTAATTTGAAGCAGGTTTGGAATGTATTGTTAAAAACCTTGCCGGCTTTAATTTTTTGTGCCTTTATGTTTTGGCTAACCGATAGGATGACCCCAAAAACCTGGGAACCTGGCGGCACCAAACCGCTTGATTACCTCATTACCCAACCTTTTGTAATACTCCATTATTTCTGCGAGTTTTTTGTGCCCACCAGTTTAAGTGCCGATACTGACTGGAAGTTATTGCCATCAGTTTGGGATATCCGCTTTTTTGCCGGTTGTGTTTTTATTTTGGCGATGATTGTTGCTGCCTTTTACACTTCAAAAAAGAAACGGCTACGCCCGGTAAGTTTTGGAATAAACTGGTTTTTTTTAACGCTTGTACCTACATCAAGCATCATCCCGCTTGGCGAGGTGCTAAACGACCATCGCATGTATTTTCCGTTTATAGGCCTGGTGATGGGGGTAACATGGGCTTTGGGCCTGGTGTGGGTAAGGTACAGCGCCTTTGTTAAAAAAGAAGCCGTAATAGGTTTCGTCACCGTGTTACTTGTTGCATATGCTTACGGTACCTGGCAGCGAAATATTGTTTGGCATACAGAAGAAAGTTTATGGCATGACGTAACAGTTAAAAGCCCCCGAAATGGCCGTGGCATGATGAACTACGCCCTGGCGGAATTAGATTTGGGAAATTATGATATAGCCGAAATTTACCTGAAAAAGGCAGAGAAACTCACCCCCGATTACTCTTTCGTTTATACCAACCTGGGTATAGTGGAAGAGCAAAAAGGGAATATGACCCTGGCTGAAAACTATTACAAAGCAGGTGTTAAGTTAGGCAGCAGGTTTCCTGATCCGTTGTACTTTTATGCCAGGTTTTTAACCAAACAAATGCGTTATGCAGAGGCTATACCTTTGCTAAACGCTTCAATTAAAGTATCGCCATTATATGTAGCGCCCCGCGTATTGTTGATGAATATTTATTCGATAAAAGGCGATTGGGACAAACTGGAATTATTATGCCGCCAAACTCTTAGCTTTTCTCCTCAAAATACGGATGCCCTTAAATACCTCGTAATTGCCGGAAAAAAGCAAAATGCACTGGATCTGCAGGCAGATAAAATTAAAGTGGATCCGTCGCCCGAAAAATATGCAGACCTGAGTTTGCTGAATTACCAGGCAGGACGTTACCCCCAGTGTATTGCTATGGCACAGGAAGCCCTGAAACTGAAGCCGGGTTTTGCTGAAGCATACAATAACATGGGTGCCGCTTACACTAAATTGCACCAATATAATGAAGCAATTGATGCCCTGAAACAAGCTTTAAAATTGGCGCCTGGTTTTGTGCTGGCACAAAATAACCTCGTGTTGGCTGAAGAAGAGATTGAGGCCAGAGGCATAAAAACCACCAAACTAACTGCTGCTGATTATATTGATCTGAGCCTGTATTATTTTAACAATAAATTATATAACGAATGTATAAAAGCTTGTAAATACGCCCTAATGCTTAGGCCTGGCTATGATATAGCCTATAATAACATGTGCGCAGCCTATAATAAACTCGGGCAATGGGATCTGGCAATAGTCGCCGCTAAAAAAGGACTGCAGCTAAATTCAAATAACCAGGTCCTTAAAAACAACCTGGCGCAATCCATAAGCGGGAAGAATGCCGGGCGTAAATCCAATTAA
- a CDS encoding SusC/RagA family TonB-linked outer membrane protein produces MKKNLRLLTVTLSLLLCCMVPRLAMGQSHLLKGVVVDSQGEPLPGVSVIIQGTSLGVTTATDGSFSLSLKGESNVLVLSFIGFDKKTVQVKSETTIRITLQESKAELKEVVVVGYGSQKKSEVTGAISSIKNKEFKDQPVSNLAASVEGKLSGVNVTQPSGTPGAGLLVSIRGAQNPLYVVDGVPMESESNSSLGTSYNLTGQSVGSGQNISSISDINPDDIESIEILKDASKAIYGSRAANGVVLITTKRGKAGQTVLDFNMNVGAQSVEKKIPFLNSQQFYNLTNTAIKNDIWIYQNDLATNNPNPHFALSDMQAAGIVDANGKAIPNPAAPYYDLKSHINTNWEDAIFRTAPVADYEISARGGTDKTKFFVGGSYYDQDGIIINNYYRRYNVRANIDNQATDKLSFGLNTSASYSDDKRSFNDNTYTGVVTNALGASPLMPVYSSPGVYADFTQYQAYWLSDNPVKSAKEINAHTYTNRFISSLFAEYKIMKDLKFKSTWSIDYNDVSDNQFFSALTVDAQAVGGKLLLGESKTLTWLNENTFNYQHQFGKSNLTLLAGYSQQQSKLELSQGGGEGFPAIGGVQNINNAATPIVVIIPYPLVYDALRSFISRANYSYDEKYLLSFIMRADGSSKFAPGHQWGYFPSASLGWNISNENFLKDNKSINSLKLRASYGLSGDQDNVPSYQDYAYWGAAKYNGDAGFVPYNILGPAPLTWQTNKTFNIGTDFELFNHFINGSIEYFISDETKLLNQEQIPGTTGFQWAYANSGKIEDKGLEIQLSTNNIKTRDFTWTSSFNISFLKNTIKSLAVDNQYISSYNDQSPTNILKVGQPVGTFIGVRFAGVDPANGDALYYAADGTKERADQVNFTRDATVIGNARPKFFGGFTNEFKYKQFDALVSTQFSYGSKVFNLIRTTYESLGWSSGSTPSGAYLGGVYANNDTRVLGAWSHPGQVTNIPRPSFLLQNYFPNSDEFLENGSFLKIRTVNIGYTISKTKYFNSIRFYLQAENLLTVSNYIGFDPEVSSTGGANAATAGIDYAAYPPARTFSLGVDVKF; encoded by the coding sequence ATGAAGAAAAATTTACGCTTACTTACCGTTACGCTTTCTCTTTTACTCTGTTGCATGGTCCCGCGTTTGGCAATGGGCCAGTCTCATCTATTAAAAGGGGTTGTTGTTGATTCGCAAGGAGAACCTTTACCCGGCGTATCCGTTATTATCCAGGGCACAAGCCTGGGTGTAACCACCGCTACCGATGGCAGCTTTTCATTGTCATTAAAAGGAGAAAGCAATGTACTCGTGCTCTCTTTTATCGGTTTTGATAAAAAGACGGTTCAGGTTAAATCAGAAACCACCATTCGCATCACCCTCCAGGAATCAAAAGCCGAACTTAAAGAAGTGGTTGTAGTAGGTTACGGCAGCCAGAAAAAAAGTGAGGTTACCGGTGCTATCTCTTCCATAAAAAACAAGGAATTTAAGGACCAGCCGGTATCGAATTTAGCTGCCAGCGTAGAGGGCAAACTATCGGGCGTAAATGTAACACAACCATCGGGCACGCCTGGTGCAGGCCTGCTGGTAAGTATCCGTGGCGCGCAAAATCCTTTATATGTTGTTGATGGAGTGCCGATGGAAAGCGAAAGCAATTCATCCCTGGGTACATCCTATAACCTTACCGGCCAATCCGTAGGCAGTGGCCAAAACATCAGTTCAATTTCGGATATCAACCCGGATGATATTGAATCAATTGAAATACTAAAAGATGCTTCAAAAGCCATCTATGGTTCGCGTGCGGCTAACGGCGTAGTATTAATCACCACCAAACGTGGCAAGGCCGGCCAAACAGTGCTTGATTTCAATATGAATGTAGGCGCCCAGTCGGTTGAAAAAAAGATCCCGTTTTTAAACTCGCAGCAGTTTTATAATCTCACCAATACTGCTATAAAAAACGATATCTGGATCTATCAAAACGATCTCGCGACCAACAACCCGAACCCTCATTTCGCATTATCTGATATGCAGGCAGCCGGAATAGTAGATGCCAACGGTAAAGCCATACCCAACCCGGCCGCACCTTATTATGATTTAAAAAGCCACATCAATACCAATTGGGAAGATGCCATTTTCCGCACGGCCCCGGTTGCAGATTATGAAATATCCGCACGCGGAGGCACCGATAAAACAAAGTTTTTTGTTGGTGGCAGTTATTACGACCAGGATGGTATTATCATTAACAACTATTACCGGCGGTATAATGTGCGTGCCAATATTGATAATCAGGCCACCGATAAACTATCCTTCGGTTTAAATACGAGCGCATCGTACTCTGATGATAAACGAAGCTTCAATGATAACACCTATACCGGCGTTGTTACCAACGCTTTAGGCGCATCGCCCTTAATGCCCGTTTATTCCTCGCCGGGGGTATATGCTGATTTTACACAATACCAGGCGTATTGGTTGTCGGACAACCCCGTAAAATCTGCCAAAGAGATCAATGCGCACACCTATACCAACAGGTTCATCTCTTCCTTATTTGCTGAGTATAAGATCATGAAGGACCTGAAGTTTAAATCAACATGGTCAATTGATTATAACGACGTAAGCGATAACCAATTTTTTTCGGCACTCACTGTTGACGCACAGGCCGTTGGCGGCAAACTATTACTGGGCGAATCAAAAACGCTTACCTGGTTAAACGAAAATACTTTTAATTACCAGCATCAATTCGGAAAAAGCAACTTAACGTTATTGGCCGGCTACTCGCAACAGCAAAGCAAACTGGAACTTTCGCAAGGCGGCGGGGAAGGCTTTCCTGCTATCGGCGGCGTTCAAAATATAAATAATGCAGCCACGCCTATAGTGGTTATAATTCCGTATCCACTGGTTTATGATGCGCTACGGTCATTTATTTCGCGTGCCAATTATAGCTATGACGAAAAATACCTCCTGTCGTTCATTATGCGTGCCGACGGTTCATCAAAATTTGCTCCCGGTCACCAATGGGGTTACTTCCCTTCTGCCTCGTTGGGCTGGAATATCAGCAATGAAAACTTTTTAAAGGATAACAAAAGCATCAACTCCTTAAAATTACGGGCCAGCTATGGCTTATCCGGCGACCAGGACAATGTGCCTTCCTACCAGGATTATGCGTATTGGGGCGCAGCAAAATATAATGGCGATGCAGGTTTCGTTCCTTACAATATTTTAGGCCCTGCGCCACTTACCTGGCAAACCAATAAGACTTTTAATATTGGAACTGATTTTGAGTTATTCAATCATTTTATCAATGGCTCAATTGAATATTTCATCTCGGATGAAACCAAACTATTGAACCAGGAACAGATCCCCGGCACCACGGGCTTTCAATGGGCCTATGCCAACTCAGGTAAAATTGAGGATAAAGGGCTGGAAATTCAGTTAAGCACCAATAACATCAAAACCAGGGATTTTACCTGGACAAGTTCATTCAATATCTCCTTCCTTAAAAACACCATTAAATCACTGGCGGTTGACAACCAATACATCAGCTCATATAATGACCAGTCGCCAACCAATATTTTAAAAGTAGGGCAACCCGTAGGTACATTTATCGGCGTACGTTTTGCAGGCGTTGATCCGGCCAACGGCGATGCCCTTTACTACGCAGCTGACGGCACTAAAGAACGGGCCGACCAGGTGAACTTTACGCGGGACGCTACCGTGATAGGTAATGCCCGCCCCAAATTTTTCGGAGGGTTTACCAACGAATTCAAATACAAACAATTTGACGCGCTTGTTTCCACACAGTTCAGTTACGGCAGTAAGGTATTCAACCTGATCCGTACCACCTACGAAAGTTTAGGATGGAGCAGCGGATCAACACCGAGTGGCGCCTACCTGGGCGGTGTGTACGCCAATAACGATACCCGGGTGTTAGGCGCTTGGTCGCACCCCGGCCAGGTTACCAATATCCCACGGCCCTCGTTTTTACTGCAAAACTATTTCCCTAATTCGGATGAGTTCCTTGAAAATGGTTCATTCCTCAAGATTCGCACCGTTAACATTGGCTATACCATCAGCAAAACAAAATACTTTAACAGCATCCGGTTCTATTTACAGGCCGAAAACCTGCTGACCGTATCAAACTATATCGGTTTTGATCCCGAAGTAAGTTCAACAGGCGGCGCGAATGCAGCCACAGCGGGTATTGATTATGCAGCCTACCCGCCTGCCCGTACATTTAGTTTAGGTGTTGATGTTAAATTTTAA
- a CDS encoding class I SAM-dependent methyltransferase has translation MNKYYFMDHMQCPVCGNSSKLKFKLKFNVYKCRECGLFTSDANFDFSFKSDLELQSREIGLKKLRFSNFETIIKKLEELKGKKTKGLEIGSGNGWWLKVCQEKGIDCIGIEPENSHQDYYTENGLNVYYGFYPSPEVKSEKGYDFIIFNDVFEHIKELDELITALKKDLAENGTLIINLPMSDGFFYRSAMLLHQFGINSYLTRMWQFNFHSPHMNYFNQKNLTMLLNRHGFVKAEDIQLESLDFSTVKERIKADGGVNKLKAMFLSTGISLLKPLILSSKPDIRVFFFNKK, from the coding sequence TTGAACAAATACTATTTCATGGACCATATGCAATGCCCGGTTTGCGGCAATTCGTCAAAGCTGAAGTTTAAGTTAAAATTCAATGTTTATAAATGTCGTGAATGCGGTTTGTTTACTTCGGACGCCAATTTTGATTTTTCTTTTAAATCAGATCTCGAACTGCAATCACGCGAAATAGGCTTGAAGAAACTCCGTTTCAGTAATTTTGAGACGATCATTAAAAAACTGGAAGAACTTAAAGGCAAAAAAACAAAAGGCCTTGAAATTGGCAGCGGCAATGGCTGGTGGCTAAAGGTGTGCCAGGAAAAAGGCATTGACTGTATTGGCATTGAACCTGAGAATTCGCACCAGGATTATTATACCGAAAACGGGCTAAATGTTTACTATGGCTTTTACCCCAGCCCGGAAGTTAAAAGTGAAAAAGGCTACGATTTCATTATTTTTAATGACGTTTTTGAACACATTAAGGAACTTGATGAGCTGATCACCGCCTTGAAAAAAGACCTTGCTGAAAACGGAACGCTGATTATTAACCTGCCGATGAGTGATGGCTTTTTTTACAGATCGGCCATGCTGCTGCATCAATTCGGCATCAATTCTTACCTCACCCGGATGTGGCAATTCAATTTCCATAGTCCGCATATGAATTACTTTAATCAAAAAAACCTCACCATGCTATTAAACAGGCACGGTTTTGTAAAGGCCGAAGATATCCAGCTCGAGTCACTTGATTTTTCAACGGTAAAAGAAAGGATTAAAGCCGATGGTGGTGTAAATAAACTAAAGGCCATGTTTTTATCAACCGGCATTAGTTTATTGAAGCCTCTGATCTTATCCTCGAAACCAGATATCAGGGTTTTCTTTTTCAACAAAAAATAA